TATGTGTCCAGCTTTCTGTTCTATCATATGCGGCAGTGCAGCAGCGATACCGTATAGAACACCTTTTATATTAACATCAATCATCTGATCCCATTCATCCACTTTGACACTTTCAAACATCGAAAGAGGCATAACTCCAGCGTTGTTGATAAGAACATCAATGCGTCCGAATGTGTTAATTGCCGCATCAACTAAGTTTTTAACATCGTTTTTGTTGGTTACGTCAGTTGCCAGAGCGAGTGCTTCACCACCTTTTGCTTTAATCTCTGAAACCAATTGTTCTATGCGATCAGCGCGGCGAGCACCGAGAACGACTTTGGCTCCCATAGAAGCAAGGTGACGCGCTGCAGCTTCGCCCATACCGCTTGATGCTCCAGTAATTACGATGACTTTGTTCTCTACGTTATTGCTCATTTTAAATCCTTAACATTTGCAGTTTAAAAATTAGGGTTGTTGTTAATGTAAACTTGGTTCTCAACAGTAATAGCCAACGACCTCATGACCATAAGTAACCTGCTGTTGTGTATTAGCATTTCTAACGCGATAGCTGAATTTAACGATACCAGTACAATTTTATTAGCTAGCTGTCGCGTATTGCTCATTAACTACTTTTTTCTTTCCAGATAACATTTCCACCCTCTTTTTGAGGATGTAATAACAAGGTGTTTTATCGCAGCATCAGCTGTAGCCCCATGCCACTGTAATTCGTGACGTCATTTTCTGGGAATAACATATCGACGTTAACTTGGCCGCTAAAAAGGAGGTCTGGGCCTTGAAACGATTGATGGTCTTTTGAATGATTAGCTGTCTGTTCTGTATTAGTATCGGCTTCAGCATTGGCGGTCGATATCACTTCCAAACTATTGAGTAATTTAGCTTTTACAGTCGATGAAATATTTTTTTCATGAAATGGCCTCCTGATTAAACGATAGAATTAGGGTTAAATAAATCTTTGTCGAGTCTGTTATACCTTATTGAGTGTCAAGCACAGAGTTAAGTACTTGCAGTGCATTTGCGGCAATCTGAGGGCCGCAATATTTTTCAATAATGTGAATAAATTCGTTGAGCTGACTGACAGATACATGGTTATTCATACTAAAGGTGTAGTGAGCACTTAACTGGTTATTTACACCATTTAAATTAGCCAAAGCTGCTATTGTGGCAATTTCTCGCTGCTTCCAGCTTAAGGAATCTCGTTCGAAAATATCGCCGAACAGGTGAGCTTTCAAGTAAGTATCAATTTCAGGCGAGAATTCAAATAATGGCCCTTTAACTTCAGCACCAATTAGCTTGGTCTGGTTCTCAGTACCGAACTCGAGGCTGGTTCGGTCTGTAGGTAAAGGCTTAGGCTCAGAGCCGACAATGTCAGTCATGCCAGTTTTTTTCCGGTCATCCACAACACTCATAAACGCAGAAAGTCCATTTAAACTGCGGGGGAAGCCTGCATAGGCATACATCTGAACCAGGATTGCTTTAATTTCGTTGATCGTTAAGCCGGCATCCAAACCTTCATGTAAACTGACTTGTAACTTTTCTATATCACCGCTTGCAGTAAATGCCGCGATTGGAATAATGGCTTGCTCTGAAGGTTCAAGCGAGTCTGTTACTGACGCTATATTCATAAATAAAATCGCTGTTAAATTGATGGTAAGGAAAGAGACTTTTCTGAAAAATAATCAAATAAATCATCTAAGTTAGCTGCTCAATTTTGATGTGATTAACTTATCATTTATATTTGCTGAACTATTGCCTATAGTTTTTTTATCATTGCCTATTCCTGCATATAAAATAATATGGCAACTTTTGCCTCTATGAGTTAGCTTTGTTTTCAGTTTTGGCATTGAATAAGTGGTAATGTCGGTGGTTTGTGGTGGTCATTAATGTCATTGGCTGTTTTGGTCCTGGCAGAAGTACAATGCCTTAAGTGTGAACATCTATTTTTGCTAAGGTTTATAAAATCAGCGCTACTAGCCTAGCAATAGCTAAAGTTGCCTAATCATTTTATTTAAAAACGCCATCAGTCGGAGTCAATAGCACTTAATGGTAGTTAGTCTCTGTAAAATGAACAAAAATATAAACCGGTTGATGGATTTGATTTGTACTAATAGCCTAGTGCTTTAATCAGCGCGATTAGCTTATGCAAATTCCAAATGTTAAAACTAAACATTACGATATATATTGCCACTAGGATGATGATGAACGGTTCACAAAGTAGAGTTGCCAATACTGAAAAGCTGGCGAGACAAATTGATAAATGGATGGAAAAAGGCGTTAACCAGGTCGAGACTAAAATTCCAGGATTGAAATTAACCCGATGGCCATCTACTACCGCGCCAACGAGTTATATTCATCACCCGAGTGTTTGTTTAATTGCTCAAGGTAAGAAGCGTGTTCTATTAGGTGATGAAAGTTATATTTATGACGCCAATCATTTTCTTGTTTCATCTGTTGGCTTGCCGGTCATTGCTAATATTATGCAAGCAAGCGATGAGCATCCTTATCTCGGGCTGGTTATGGAGCTGGATCTACAAATTATTTCAGAGCTGATTGCTGAAAATAAGAATTTGTTTTCCTACGATAAAAAGACCACAAAAGGGATTGCCGTTGGACAACTTTCTGAGTCGCTATTAAACGCATTCACTCGACTAATAGATCTGTTGGATGAGAGCGATAATATAGGAGCTTTAGCACCCATAATTCAAAGAGAAATCTTCTTTCGTCTTTTGACAACAGAGCAAGGTATCCTGCTTAATCAAATCGTCACAACTCAGAGCCACAGCTACCAAATATCTAAAGCAATTGATTGGCTCAGAAATAACTTTTTTAAACCATTAAGCGTAAGTGATCTAGCCGATTACAGTGGAATGAGTCAATCTGCATTTTACAGTCATTTTCGTTCAGTGACGGCTATGACGCCTCTACAATTTCAGAAAAGTTTACGTTTGAATGAAGCTCGTCGTTTAATGTTAACCGAAAACTTAGATGCGACGACGACAACATACAAAGTTGGCTACGAAAGCCCCTCTCAATTCAGTCGAGAATACCGCCGTTTTTTTGGTGAGTCTCCATTAAAAGATACAAAAGCATTGCGCGAAACTGGACTGCCTCAAGAAGCAAAGGCTTAAAGAAAAAGAACCAAAAAGACTAGGTTTAACTTAACTTAACAATGTGTACTTCTTGCACTAACCTATTCTTTTTCAATGATAAAATTGGTTTTATTAATAGCGATATTCCCATATTTTGCTAGCCCACGATTGCTATTGACACATATTTTTAGCTTAACAAATCATACCAAACTCCCCCTCGGAAATAGAGAAACATCAACGTGCTCATAGTTACGCCAGTCGCCGCGCAAACTCAGCTTGTGACATCTTTAACGTTGGGAGAATAACATCGGGTGATGACGGCGTAAAAAGCTCTGTTGTCCGCAACATATACTGAGCTTTTTTAGGTAATAGACGACAGCGCGCTGACTTTCACTCCCTCAAGGATAGTAAAGAGATGTTAGTATGGAAAATATGAGGCTACATGGATTTTCATTTTGTCAAAAATGTCGTTTTATTTTACCTCTCCTCGACACTCGAAAAGCTCAATACATGGGCTGTATCTGCATTAAAGAACGATGATAAATAATAGTGGGAATAATATTAATGGACCTCTCTGTATTAGACAAATTCTGGCAGCTAATTAACGAAAAATTACAAGGCTGGCTAGAAGCTGGCATTAAACACTTGCCAAACTTTATAGTCGCCTTTCTCTTAGCCATGTTTTTTGGCTTACTGGCTAAATATGTTGGTAGAGTCGTTCGAAAAGTGCTTCATAAAGCCTTAGAGTCTGAACAAATTGCCGATCTACTTTCATCAATAATCAAGATGCTGGTGTTGTTGACAGGGCTATTTATCGCTCTAGAGTTTTTGGGGTTAACCGGCACCGTAACGTCACTCTTAGCTGGCGCAGGTATTATTGGCCTAGCGCTTGGTTTTGCTTTTCAAGACATGGCAGAGAATCTTATTGCTGGTATTGCTATGGGTATTCGTAAGCCATTTCAAATTGGCGATGTGGTTGAGGCAGGAGATGTATTCGGCACAGTAAAAACCATTAATTTGCGTAACACATTAGTCGAAACGTTTTTTGGCCAAATAGAAGTGATTCCAAATAAAATCTTATTTCGAAACGTACTCACTAATTATACGGTTACAGGGGTCAGGCGAATCGAAGTGCCCGTTGGTATTTCTTACGCAGACGACCCACAAAAGGCCGCTGAAGCTATCGAAGAAGCGATAAACGCCTGTGATTTTGTTATCAAAAAAGAACAAACTGCCGTATTTGCTAAGGGGTTTGCAGACAGCAGTATAAACTTAGTGGTCTGGTTCTGGATCGATTACCCAGGCGACACTGGCTTTATGAAAGCTCGACATACTGCGGTGGTAGAAATTAAAAAAGCGCTAGAAAAAGCTGATATCTTAATTCCCTTTCCTATCAGAACATTGGATTTTGGCGCCAAAGGCGGTGAAAAGCTCAATACTATGTTGTCGGAAACAAAGTCAGAAGAAACGTCAGAAGAAAAATCAGCAGACTCACAGAAGTCATCATCGTCTGAAAATGAAAAGTAATCTCAGGGATTAGAGACACTTTCATTAACTAAACGTCAGCTTGTCGCATCGGTCTAATTTAATTAGATTGCCAAAAATGTTGAAGGTCGGCAGATCGCTCCTGGCGTTCTGGAAAAAGAGCCGACCATCGGCTTTTGCTACTAATACACTTATTGTTCCAGGCGGCTTGAAGCTCGGTAACACTCAGATAACCGACGTTCAAGTTTTCTCTGGGATGTAAATATAAGCGCATAATCAGCGCTCGAATAGGCTTATATTGAGTCATCGAATGTGCACATTTGCCATTACTGATCCGACATATAACATAATTATTGGACTGAATACTTTCGAGAGTCTAGTGGTTCACTTAATCTTTTCCTGCCACACAGGAAAAACATATCAAGCGGTCAAAGATAAACTATGTTGCTGGCATTACAGCAAGTGGGTCAATGCCAACGTCACCGCTCATTTCAGCGCCAAGCAATTTACTGCCGCCTATGCGAGTCCCCTCACAACAAGATATCGCCTGGGGAATTAGCACCATCAAATTTGTTCTCTGGCCGCCGCATTCTTACAGAAAAGGGGGAAAACCAACATACCTGCCTAGCGCTCTTTAGTCGATTGACTTGTTCCAACATAGGGTTCAATGACCCTCAAGCCAACACACCAGACCATGCTGAATCGATCAAGTATGTGCTTTTTTCTTTGGGCCATTTTTCCACTACCAGCAGGAGCTCGGCGTTGTTTACAACACGGTAGTGTTGGCAAGCGAACAGACAGATCCCGCCAACGGACTGATAATACACCAAAGCTAGCGCCAACGGCGTTTACCCATCAGACTCGGAAGGAGCAACCATGACGACAATCACCACCATTAATCCCGCGACTGAAAAAGCAATCCATTCCTACGACATAATGACCGAAAAGCTGGCGACGGCTCGGCTTGAGTCCTGCCATGGGGCATTTCTGCAATGGCGTAAACTAACCCATCTGGAACGGGCCACCTATCTTAATAACATCGGTCAAAAACTACGTGACAATGCCGATGAATTGGCCGCCTTGATGACCAACGAAACCGGCAAACTCCTGAAAGATGGTCTTGTTGAGGTTCAACTCTGTGCTGCGATCTTAGATTACACCGCTGAAAATGGACCAGAAGCGCTGGCTGATGAAGAGCGTGTGCAAGGACTCAACGGCAAACGCGGCGTCATCAGTTATCAACCAATCGGCGTCATCTATTCAATCCAGCCTTGGAACTTTCCCCTTTACCAGCCGATCCGTGTGCTGGCAGCCAATCTGATGGCAGGTAATGGCTGTGTTCTGAAGCACGCCAGCATCTGCACTGGCTCCGGACTTCGTTTGCGTGAATTGTGTATTGAGGCCGGCTTGCCCGATGACCTGTTCCAGGTTTTGGTGATCGATCACGACACCAGCGACAAGCTGATAGCCCATCCAATGGTCCGTGGTGTCACAATGACCGGTAGCGATGGCGCTGGGCGACACATCGGGGCTGTGGCCGGCAAAGAGTTAAAGAAGACAGTGCTAGAACTGGGGTCGAATGACGCTTATCTGGTGCTTGAGGATGCCGATATTAAAACCGCCGTAAAATTTTCGGTTATGGGCCGACTTTACAACAACGGAGAGACCTGCGTTTCTGCCAAGCGGTTCATCGTGACCGATAAGGTCTATGACGCCTTTGTCGAGGCTTTCGTCGCTCAAATGCAAAAAATCAACATGGGTGACCCCATGGATAAGAATACCCAGCTTGGGCCGCTTTCCAGCCAGGAGCAGTTTGACACCGTTAAGGAGCAGGTGGACGCCAGCGTCGCCAAGGGTGCAAAAATCCTCTGCGGTGGCGAAGTGCCAAAACGCACGGGTGCCTATTATCCCGCCACTGTGCTGGCAAATCTTACGCCCGGAATGCCCGCTTATGACGATGAAATCTTCGGGCCGGTCGCGTCGATCATCCGCGCTATTGATGATGAGGACGCCATGCGACTGGCTAATGAAAGCCGCTATGGACTTGGCGGAGGGATCTTTTCAAAGGATGAGGAACGAGCCCTCAAACTGGCACGCGATGACTTTGACACAGGCATGATCCGCATTAATTCATTTGGGGCTGCTGATCCGAATATGCCATTTGGCGGGGTCAAGAATTCCGGGTACGGACGTGAACACGGTGGTTTTGGCATCAAGGAGTTCGTCAACGTAAAGTCGATTTTCCTGCCCTGACCTGGCTTTACACCCACAATTTCGCCCATTTCATTCAACATTAAGGATTTCTCTATGAGTATGAACATTCTTGTCGCCGGTGCCACCGGTAAAACGGGCCAGCTTCTGGCCCAGTACCTGATAGATCAGGGCCATAAGCCGATTGCGCTGGTTCGCGAAAGTTCGGATACCAGCTCGCTGCCCCAAGGTGTAGACCTGCGCCATGGTGACCTGACCGACTTGGAAACCGGCCTGTGCGACTGCATGGACGTGGTGATCTTTGCCGCAGGTTCAGGAGGAAGCACCGGCCCTGAAATGACCAAAAAAGTGGATCGGGACGGCGCGAAGCGACTGATTGATCAAGCGAAAGAATCAGGCGTAAAGCGTTTCGTGATGCTCAGCTCGATCGGCGCAGATCAATCCAACCCTACCGGCGACATGGCCCCTTACCTGAATGCCAAACACGAAGCGGACGAATACCTCAAGGCTTCCGGAGTAACTTACTCGATCCTGCGCCCTGTAGCACTGACCAACAAGGGCCGCAGCACGGATGTGATCCTGGGTGACAATGTCGACAAATCGGCCAAGGCGTCTCGAGCAGATGTCGCCCACGTACTGATGGAGGCCGCCACTACAGGCCGTTACGACGGTATGACGCAGAATATGCAGTCAGCCTAACCCTAGTGTCGCTGGCGTAACATTAAGCTTGGAACCGTTAACGTATAAAATTTAATCATTCATTTCAACAGGAGAAAATCCATGTCAGAGATCAATAGCAAAGTCGTTATCATTACCGGTGCCAGCAGTGGTCTGGGTAAAGCCACAGCACTACGCCTGGCAAAGGGTGGCGCTAAACTGGTGCTTGCTGCCCGCCGCGAAGAACGCCTTGTGGAGCTGCGTGACACGATCAAGGATCAGGGGGGTGAAGCTATTTATCAGGTTACCGACGTCACTGACCGCGCTCAAGTCGAGTCGCTGGCCAAGGCGGCGAAGGAAGCTTACGGACGCATCGACGTGCTGGTCAACAACGCTGGTCTGATGCCGCTATCGCCCCTCGATGAACTCAAAGTCGACGAATGGGAGAAAATGATTGATGTCAATATCAAAGGCGTGCTCTACGGCATTGCCGCGGTGCTGCCGACCATGCGCGAGCAGCATGTCGGCCACATTATTAATCTCTCGTCAGTAGCCGGGCATAAGGTCTTTCCGGCATCCGCCGTTTATTCCGCTACCAAGTTTGCCGTCAAGGCGCTATCAGAAGGCATTCGTCAAGAAGGCAATGGGGAAATCCGCTCCACCAATATTTCGCCTGGTGCCGTAGCGACCGAGCTGACCAGTAAAATCAGCGACCCCGATACTGCCAAAGGTGTTGATGAAATGTACGAGATGGCCATTGACCCTGATGCAATTGCACGAGCAATTGCTTATGCCATCGAGCAGCCGGCAGATGTTGATGTCAACGAGATTATCATTCGTCCCACTAGGCAGCCACTGTAAGCGCAAAGCCACTCTATTGGACTGGAGCAAGATGCAAACTGGCATGATAAAAATCACAGCAGCTTAGGTCTGCTGTTGAACCAGTTACATTGTAAGCCAGCACAAGAGAGCGATTTTTAGCATGCGGACTCAAACGGATTGTCGGGCCAGAGGAAAAATGCTAGATCGGAAGGATCCCTTGCATGAGTGCTTATGTTGTCATTTCTCAGCAAATCCTTTTTGCTCTTCGGTCTCTGTGTCGCTATTTTAGATAGCAGATAAAACATAAGAGCCTAGCAACTAGGGAATAAGCCGTCAGAGTGAAGTAAATAACAATTTACTTCACTCTTTTTATCATTCCTGGTGAATTATCCTAAGGAGAAGCAAACGATGAGTATTAATTATGACTGACAAAATATTAAAAATTTCAGATGCGTTTTGGAATATTCGTGGTGAGTTTAATATTTTAGGTTTACTAAATATTGGAACACACGCGTCTTTAGTAAAGCGCGGTAACGGCAAGTTTGTTTTGCTCGATGCTTAGGAAATGCAAGACGACATTAAACAGCAAGTCGATTCACTGACCAACAATGGAGTCAACATTGAAGCGATTATTAACTTGCATCCATTCCATACAGTGCATATTGAAAAAATACATGGCGATTATCCACACGCAAAACTCTATGGCACGCAGCGCCATATCGATAAATTACCCAACCTAACATGGCAAACAGAGTTAACCAATTCAAACGAGTTTGCTGCTTTGTTTTCAGAGGATTTTGAATTTGCAGTGCCCCGCGGGGTCGATTTTATTTCCAAAAACGAGCACCTACATTTTTCATCGGTGCTTGCTTACCACAAAGAGTCAAAAACCATTCACGTTGACGACACGTTAATGTACTTTCAATTACCCGGTTTACTCCGTTTTTTAAAAAGTCCAGAATTGGCTTTTCATATGACACTGTCGAAAACATTGGAACGACGCAAAGGCGCTGCTGATGATTTTCGGCATTGGGTCGCGGATCTAGCGGAGCAATGGAGCGGTGCTGAAGTGTTATGTGCGGCTCATTCGTCAACATTGTTTATTAAAAACCAATCGCCATCAATTGCAGCGATGATCATGACAGCATTGGAACGGGTAGAATTAACCTTAAAACATCATGAAAACAAGTTTGGTTAGCACCTTTCTCGTCGTTATATTGCAGTTCAAACTGAGTTAGGCGTCCAGAAATTAGCGTGATCAGAGCCGATGAAATGTCACGTTCGGATCTGCAACCATCGAACACTCCAGGACCAGTGAACTGTGCTTAGCGACAAAACCTCTCGGTGGCGTTTGTATTTTTGAAGCCTTGTGGGAGTTGTCTGCAAAACAAGATGTGTAAAAAATAAACTCTCAAAGCACCATAAGCACTTTGAGAGTTTATAAAAAAACGTACAGCATGTTAACTTCTCAATTAACATGCTGTACGTTCATTTGGCATTGGGTCAAATGGAGCTATCTATTTTTGCGGGTGCTTAAAACATCGACACAAAAAATGCGCTGAAACAAATTGCGATTACAACTGTTGTGCCTAAAGCCATTTTTAATTCTGTAGTCATTGTCTTGCCTCCAAATGTGTATACTGCAAGAATAACGCTTTTTATGAGTTAACCCAAAAAATATCCTCACAAATGTGAGCTAAAGCAAAATTTTATGGGTATTAACCGCCAGACTTTTCATTAGCATCTGAGCTTGATACAGTCAGATAAATTTTTAATAAGAGAGTATATCATGTCACAACTACTTCATACGATGATCCGCGTAGGCAATTTAGATCGCAGCATCACTTTTTATACTGATGTAATGGGGATGAAATTACTGCGTAAATCAGAAAACCCAGAATACAAGTACACGCTTGCCTTTGTCGGTTTTGGCGAAGAAACCACAGGCCAAGCTGTGATTGAATTAACCTATAACTGGGGTGTCGACAGTTACGATTTAGGTAATGCTTTTGGTCACTTAGCCATTGGCGAAGAAGATATCTATGCCCGCTGCGATGCAATTACTGCAGCAGGAGGTAAAGTCACCCGAGCACCAGGGCCGGTTGCAGGCGGAAGCACTGAAATCGCTTTTGTTGAAGATCCTGATGGATATAAAATTGAATTAATTCAGAAAAAGTCAGCAACTGCAGCATTAGGTTAATACGGTACGTCTTAGTATTGGTGATAAGTAAAAATAATAAAAGCCAGCGAATTGCTGGCTTTTTTGTTAGCTGCAATAAGCATGCAGAGGATAATATGCTGATAAACAATTAATTAAAAAATTTGGGGCTAATCTGATACCCAAAACACAACCAAAATTAATGATTCAACGTTAACCCGTTGAGACTGACTATTCTGGCTTTAGCAAACTAAAGTGATCGTAGGCACGCTGGGAGGCTATTCGTCCTCTAGGTGTGCGCTGAATAAAGCCTTGTTGAATTAAAAAAGGCTCCAATACATCTTCAATCGTTTCTCTATCTTCACCTATCGCGGCAGCAAGGTTATCTAATCCTACTGGACCACCCATAAATTTATCAATAATTGCCAGCAAGAGTTTACGGTCTAAGTAATCGAAACCCTGCTCATCAACATCAAGCAAATCAAGTGCATACTCGGCCACTTTTTGGGTGACTTTGCCATCATGTTTAACTTCCGCATAGTCGCGAACGCGGCGTAATAAACGGTTAGCAATTCGCGGGGTGCCTCGTGAACGTTTGGCAATTTCAATCGCACCTTGCTGATCAATCTCAAGCTCCATCACATTCGCTGAGCGTGTCACGATAGTGGTAAGATCTTTAACATTATAAAACTCTAAACGCAGTGGAATACCAAAACGCGCCCGCAGTGGTGATGTTAGTGCTCCAGCTCGAGTGGTCGCCCCAATAAGCGTGAATGGCGGTAAATCTAATTTAATCGAACGTGCTGCGGGGCCTTCACCAATCATAATATCCAGTTGGTAGTCTTCCATCGCCGGATAAAGAATTTCTTCAACCACAGGGCTTAACCGATGTATTTCATCGATAAACAGTACATCACCCTCTTCAAGATTCGTTAACAAGGCCGCTAAATCGCCGGCTTTTTCGAGCACGGGGCCAGAAGTGGATTTGATGTTCACCCCCATCTCATTGGCGACAATCATTGCTAAGGTTGTTTTACCTAAACCTGGAGGGCCAAAAATCAGCATGTGATCAAGGGCCTCGCGGCGATTTATCGCAGCTTGTATAAAAACCTTAAGCTGGGCACGAGTGTCATCTTGACCAGTATACTCATCCAACATTTTAGGGCGCATAGCACGATCAATCAGTTCATCTTGACCTTGTACTTGCGGCTGGATCAGGCGATCAGCTTCAATCATTTTTACGTACCCTGTTTATGCATATCATACTTATAACATTGATTTTAAAGCAGCTTTAATTAACGTTTCAGAACTCATACCTTGCTTAAAAGCCGCAGAAACAGACTTACTGGCCTGAGCGGGCTTGTAGCCTAAAGATAATAAGGCAGAAATAGCATCTTCTTCAGCGCTTTCAGCTGCTGGCGCGGGGGTGTAATTACTCTGTAGCATAAACTCGCGCTCAGAACCGGCAGAAGCTTCAAGCAAACTTTTAAGCTTATCGCGCATTTCAATCACTAAACGTTCAGCCGTTT
The Shewanella vesiculosa DNA segment above includes these coding regions:
- a CDS encoding SDR family oxidoreductase, producing MSNNVENKVIVITGASSGMGEAAARHLASMGAKVVLGARRADRIEQLVSEIKAKGGEALALATDVTNKNDVKNLVDAAINTFGRIDVLINNAGVMPLSMFESVKVDEWDQMIDVNIKGVLYGIAAALPHMIEQKAGHIINTASVAAHLIFPASSVYSATKFAVRALTDGLRQEVTPHNIRTTLISPGAVKTELLEHISDKEVQSANQDYVGQVGIPASSFADMVTFAISQPEYVDVNEIIFRPTAQSL
- a CDS encoding carboxymuconolactone decarboxylase family protein — encoded protein: MNIASVTDSLEPSEQAIIPIAAFTASGDIEKLQVSLHEGLDAGLTINEIKAILVQMYAYAGFPRSLNGLSAFMSVVDDRKKTGMTDIVGSEPKPLPTDRTSLEFGTENQTKLIGAEVKGPLFEFSPEIDTYLKAHLFGDIFERDSLSWKQREIATIAALANLNGVNNQLSAHYTFSMNNHVSVSQLNEFIHIIEKYCGPQIAANALQVLNSVLDTQ
- a CDS encoding AraC family transcriptional regulator, which gives rise to MLKLNITIYIATRMMMNGSQSRVANTEKLARQIDKWMEKGVNQVETKIPGLKLTRWPSTTAPTSYIHHPSVCLIAQGKKRVLLGDESYIYDANHFLVSSVGLPVIANIMQASDEHPYLGLVMELDLQIISELIAENKNLFSYDKKTTKGIAVGQLSESLLNAFTRLIDLLDESDNIGALAPIIQREIFFRLLTTEQGILLNQIVTTQSHSYQISKAIDWLRNNFFKPLSVSDLADYSGMSQSAFYSHFRSVTAMTPLQFQKSLRLNEARRLMLTENLDATTTTYKVGYESPSQFSREYRRFFGESPLKDTKALRETGLPQEAKA
- a CDS encoding mechanosensitive ion channel family protein; amino-acid sequence: MDLSVLDKFWQLINEKLQGWLEAGIKHLPNFIVAFLLAMFFGLLAKYVGRVVRKVLHKALESEQIADLLSSIIKMLVLLTGLFIALEFLGLTGTVTSLLAGAGIIGLALGFAFQDMAENLIAGIAMGIRKPFQIGDVVEAGDVFGTVKTINLRNTLVETFFGQIEVIPNKILFRNVLTNYTVTGVRRIEVPVGISYADDPQKAAEAIEEAINACDFVIKKEQTAVFAKGFADSSINLVVWFWIDYPGDTGFMKARHTAVVEIKKALEKADILIPFPIRTLDFGAKGGEKLNTMLSETKSEETSEEKSADSQKSSSSENEK
- a CDS encoding NAD-dependent succinate-semialdehyde dehydrogenase, which codes for MTTITTINPATEKAIHSYDIMTEKLATARLESCHGAFLQWRKLTHLERATYLNNIGQKLRDNADELAALMTNETGKLLKDGLVEVQLCAAILDYTAENGPEALADEERVQGLNGKRGVISYQPIGVIYSIQPWNFPLYQPIRVLAANLMAGNGCVLKHASICTGSGLRLRELCIEAGLPDDLFQVLVIDHDTSDKLIAHPMVRGVTMTGSDGAGRHIGAVAGKELKKTVLELGSNDAYLVLEDADIKTAVKFSVMGRLYNNGETCVSAKRFIVTDKVYDAFVEAFVAQMQKINMGDPMDKNTQLGPLSSQEQFDTVKEQVDASVAKGAKILCGGEVPKRTGAYYPATVLANLTPGMPAYDDEIFGPVASIIRAIDDEDAMRLANESRYGLGGGIFSKDEERALKLARDDFDTGMIRINSFGAADPNMPFGGVKNSGYGREHGGFGIKEFVNVKSIFLP
- a CDS encoding SDR family oxidoreductase, which produces MSMNILVAGATGKTGQLLAQYLIDQGHKPIALVRESSDTSSLPQGVDLRHGDLTDLETGLCDCMDVVIFAAGSGGSTGPEMTKKVDRDGAKRLIDQAKESGVKRFVMLSSIGADQSNPTGDMAPYLNAKHEADEYLKASGVTYSILRPVALTNKGRSTDVILGDNVDKSAKASRADVAHVLMEAATTGRYDGMTQNMQSA
- a CDS encoding SDR family oxidoreductase codes for the protein MSEINSKVVIITGASSGLGKATALRLAKGGAKLVLAARREERLVELRDTIKDQGGEAIYQVTDVTDRAQVESLAKAAKEAYGRIDVLVNNAGLMPLSPLDELKVDEWEKMIDVNIKGVLYGIAAVLPTMREQHVGHIINLSSVAGHKVFPASAVYSATKFAVKALSEGIRQEGNGEIRSTNISPGAVATELTSKISDPDTAKGVDEMYEMAIDPDAIARAIAYAIEQPADVDVNEIIIRPTRQPL
- the gloA gene encoding lactoylglutathione lyase — encoded protein: MSQLLHTMIRVGNLDRSITFYTDVMGMKLLRKSENPEYKYTLAFVGFGEETTGQAVIELTYNWGVDSYDLGNAFGHLAIGEEDIYARCDAITAAGGKVTRAPGPVAGGSTEIAFVEDPDGYKIELIQKKSATAALG
- the ruvB gene encoding Holliday junction branch migration DNA helicase RuvB, yielding MIEADRLIQPQVQGQDELIDRAMRPKMLDEYTGQDDTRAQLKVFIQAAINRREALDHMLIFGPPGLGKTTLAMIVANEMGVNIKSTSGPVLEKAGDLAALLTNLEEGDVLFIDEIHRLSPVVEEILYPAMEDYQLDIMIGEGPAARSIKLDLPPFTLIGATTRAGALTSPLRARFGIPLRLEFYNVKDLTTIVTRSANVMELEIDQQGAIEIAKRSRGTPRIANRLLRRVRDYAEVKHDGKVTQKVAEYALDLLDVDEQGFDYLDRKLLLAIIDKFMGGPVGLDNLAAAIGEDRETIEDVLEPFLIQQGFIQRTPRGRIASQRAYDHFSLLKPE